In Gammaproteobacteria bacterium, a genomic segment contains:
- a CDS encoding GGDEF domain-containing protein encodes MDAFRLLTKLWSVTQFRKGELTDYAESFIREEVRKGIMVLGVVSVLLLGAATTLYAMLGFGTAYVYTFSMLTLLSLHVAVSSRVIKDTQILYLLGMALLIIAGTAFVLLAHKTGVFSAALLSSAVLLFMVVPLVPWGLREASIVVTLVYVVFTISTLSVKGRFDIQTVWILQFLMLGSGLTTLTVVARNVGIRKDDIITRYNLENAHRELELLSYTDPLTGTWNRRFLETNYEMIVEDYIRRSMHYHFAIIDVNNFKEINDTYGHDYGDLALRKVVGAVKQGIRDSTHMIRLGGDEFALLFPGLEPKQMLENAVEVLAGTKSNHLGNVVDINISIGMASVVDGRMIALTHLFKKADEVLYRAKRQSKAETESNSVIVHEIYNDAERHYV; translated from the coding sequence GTGGATGCATTCAGGCTACTAACCAAGCTTTGGTCGGTTACTCAATTCCGAAAAGGTGAGCTGACTGACTACGCGGAATCGTTTATTCGCGAGGAAGTTCGCAAGGGGATCATGGTTCTCGGGGTGGTGTCTGTGCTGTTACTCGGGGCTGCCACCACGCTGTATGCCATGCTCGGCTTTGGTACCGCCTACGTCTATACGTTTTCCATGCTGACACTTCTGTCCCTGCATGTTGCCGTTTCTTCCCGGGTTATCAAGGATACACAAATACTGTACCTGCTTGGCATGGCGCTGCTGATTATCGCCGGAACCGCGTTTGTCTTGCTTGCACACAAGACCGGTGTGTTCAGTGCCGCGTTGTTGTCGAGCGCAGTGTTGCTGTTCATGGTTGTGCCGCTCGTGCCCTGGGGTCTTCGCGAGGCGTCAATCGTAGTGACGCTGGTATACGTTGTATTCACGATTTCCACGTTGAGTGTAAAGGGCCGGTTTGACATTCAGACCGTGTGGATCCTCCAGTTTTTGATGCTAGGTTCGGGGCTGACGACGTTGACCGTTGTTGCCCGGAATGTCGGTATCAGAAAGGATGACATTATTACCCGTTACAACCTGGAAAACGCGCACCGTGAGCTTGAACTGCTTTCCTATACAGATCCGCTGACGGGGACATGGAATCGCCGGTTCCTGGAAACCAATTATGAAATGATAGTGGAAGACTATATACGCAGGTCGATGCATTACCATTTTGCCATTATCGATGTAAATAATTTCAAGGAAATCAATGATACCTACGGGCACGATTACGGTGACCTGGCGCTGAGAAAGGTGGTCGGCGCGGTAAAACAGGGCATAAGAGACAGCACTCACATGATCAGGCTGGGCGGAGACGAATTCGCATTATTGTTCCCAGGACTGGAGCCAAAGCAGATGCTGGAGAATGCAGTCGAAGTTCTGGCCGGCACAAAGTCGAATCATCTCGGTAATGTTGTAGACATCAATATAAGTATTGGCATGGCCAGCGTTGTCGACGGGCGCATGATTGCCTTGACTCACCTGTTCAAGAAGGCTGATGAAGTTCTGTACAGGGCCAAAAGACAAAGCAAGGCCGAAACCGAATCGAACAGCGTCATTGTGCACGAGATATACAACGACGCAGAGCGGCATTACGTATGA